In Aspergillus nidulans FGSC A4 chromosome IV, a single window of DNA contains:
- a CDS encoding glutamate--tRNA ligase MSE1 (transcript_id=CADANIAT00000071), translating to MLRSALAGPTLMELQSERTEIHRKYAEKLIQRGHAYRCFCSPERLDAHARHRSQAGLPPGYDRKCASLLPAHSEERAALGESHVIRLRVEDHPYRYPVYDDLVYGETGHKGPPTKLDLIDRVYDDPILIKSDGYPTYHLANVVDDHLMEITHVIRGTEWMSSTPLHVLLYKCFGWKAPRFAHVPLLVDHSGQKLSKRNADIDLSHFRDQGVFPEPLLNFAALLGWSHKEKNDIFDLKKLEHRFTLKFTRGNTTVAFEKLWFLQSAHVKRYVDGNMPQVNEMISAVAKVVQSTASPEQLSQILQSRPLVDMITPLIKADAKNYTNPKEFVARNSTFFTTDISRPPYDRAVIQFVIPFSSLHTAAAAVTLIPKSHWTLETLRENFATYDAASAVPEEVMTVDAEKKFKKELYHYLRWALSAGASGPTVPEIMIILGREETLKRLEEARKLTTEDGAVSPVAARLMKEKGLEPKTGSANKAQTKGHSWTPHPSLPSAS from the exons ATGCTGCGATCAGCCCTGGCGGGGCCAACGCTGATGGAGCT ACAG TCTGAACGAACAGAAATTCATCGCAAGTACGCCGAGAAGTTGATTCAGCGCGGCCACGCATACCGATGCTTTTGCTCCCCGGAGCGGCTGGACGCCCACGCGAGACATCGAAGCCAAGCGGGCCTTCCTCCGGGGTATGATAGGAAATGCGCCAGCCTGTTGCCTGCACATTCGGAAGAACGGGCAGCTCTAGGGGAGTCGCACGTCATTCGGTTGAGAGTTGAGGACCACCCGTACAGATACCCTGTTTACGATGATCTTGTGTATGGCGAGACAGGACACAAGGGCCCGCCCACCAAGTTGGATCTTATCGACCGTGTTTACGATGATCCTATCCTGATCAAATCCGACGGCTATCCTACCTATCATTTGGCGAATGTTGTGGATGACCATCTCATGGAAATTACCCACGTTATTCGTGGCACT GAATGGATGTCGTCGACTCCTCTGCATGTTCTGTTATATAAATGTTTTGGCTGGAAGGCGCCACGCTTCGCCCACGTACCTCTGCTGGTGGACCATTCAGGGCAAAAGCTCAGCAAGCGCAATGCTGATATCGATCTGTCACATTTCAGAGATCAGGGCGTATTTCCTGAACCTTTGCTAAATTTTGCCGCGCTGTTGGGGTGGTCACacaaggagaagaatgatATCTTTGACCTTAAGAAGCTGGAGCACCGT TTCACTCTCAAATTCACCCGCGGCAACACCACTGTCGCCTTCGAGAAACTCTGGTTTCTCCAGTCCGCACACGTCAAACGCTATGTGGACGGCAACATGCCCCAAGTTAATGAGATGATTTCTGCCGTCGCCAAAGTCGTCCAGTCAACTGCATCACCAGAGCAGCTCTCACAGATCCTGCAGTCGCGCCCTCTCGTGGACATGATTACTCCACTCATCAAAGCAGATGCCAAAAACTACACAAATCCAAAGGAATTTGTCGCTCGCAATTCTACTTTCTTCACAACAGATATCTCCCGGCCCCCATATGACCGTGCGGTGATACAATTTGTTATTCCATTTTCCTCGCTCcatactgctgctgccgccgtgACTCTCATCCCTAAATCACACTGGACCCTAGAAACGCTGAGGGAAAACTTCGCAACTTACGACGCCGCAAGCGCGGTTCCTGAGGAGGTGATGACTGTtgatgcagagaagaaaTTCAAGAAAGAGCTGTACCACTACCTCCGCTGGGCGTTGTCGGCAGGTGCCTCTGGTCCAACAGTCCCGGAGATAATGATCATTCTAGGACGTGAAGAGACATTGAAgagactggaggaggcgaggaagtTGACGACGGAGGACGGTGCTGTTTCTCCTGTTGCTGCTAGGTTAATGAAGGAAAAGGGGCTTGAGCCGAAGACTGGGTCCGCGAATAAGGCACAGACCAAAGGCCATTCATGGACGCCTCACCCGTCCTTACCGTCAGCCAGCTAA
- a CDS encoding putative DnaJ domain protein (Mas5) (transcript_id=CADANIAT00000072), protein MKSEKPTAKYGPDAALANHPDKFPEEERDAASVRFQEVQQAYEILSDDDKRHLYDTHGMGAFNGSGEPGMNGGPDLDDILAQMFGMGGMGGMPGMGGMPRPRQSPDEEQKYEVSLEELYRGKTVKFASTKNVICSLCKGKGGKEKATAKKCSTCDGHGFKEVLTRMGQFLTKSTQTCTTCNGDGQFFATKDKCKKCKGKKTTEERKILEIYIPRGAKDGDRIILEGEADQVPGQEPGDIIFQLEEEKHPVFTRAGADLKATIDITLAESLTGFSRVVLKHLDGRGIELAHPKPGHSQILSPGQVLKVPGEGMPIKRSDARGDLYLIVNVKFPDENWKPSPAVLERLKEMLPKPGPQIQADTVDEVEYDPKGNVEEFGSKDPSGGDAWEDDDEEGEGAQCTTQ, encoded by the exons ATGAAATCCGAAAAGCCTACCGCAAAGTACGGCCCCGAC GCCGCCCTAGCAAACCACCCGGATAAATTCcccgaagaagaacgagatgCCGCGTCGGTTCGGTTTCAGGAAGTCCAGCAAGCGTACGAAATTCTTAGCGACGATGACAAGCGACATCTCTATGATACACATGGCATGGGCGCCTTCAACGGCTCCGGTGAGCCGGGGATGAACGGCGGCCCCGACCTCGATGATATCCTCGCGCAGATGTTTGGAATGGGAGGCATGGGCGGTATGCCCGGGATGGGCGGCATGCCGAGGCCACGACAGAGCCCGGACGAAGAGCAGAAATACGAAGTCAGCTTGGAAGAGCTCTACAGGGGCAAGACAGTCAAATTCGCGAGCACGAAGAACGTGATTTGCAGTTTGTGTAAGGGCAAGGGTGGCAAAGAGAAGGCGACGGCGAAAAAGTGTTCTACTTGTGATGGCCACGGCTTCAAAGAAGTCCTCACGCGCATGGGTCAATTCTTGACCAAGTCTACCCAGACCTGCACAACCTGCAATGGCGATGGCCAGTTCTTCGCAACTAAGGACAAGTGCAAGAAGtgcaagggcaagaagacgaccgaggagagaaagatccTGGAAATCTACATTCCCCGGGGAGCAAA GGATGGCGACCGAATCATCCTAGAAGGCGAAGCAGACCAGGTCCCTGGCCAGGAGCCCGGCGATATtatcttccagctcgaagaagagaagcaccCAGTCTTCACGCGCGCGGGCGCAGACCTCAAGGCCACAATCGACATCACACTTGCCGAGTCACTGACAGGCTTCTCCCGCGTCGTCCTCAAACACCTTGACGGCCGCGGCATCGAACTTGCACACCCGAAACCCGGCCACAGCCAGATTTTGTCGCCCGGCCAAGTCCTCAAAGTCCCCGGCGAGGGAATGCCGATCAAGCGCTCCGACGCCCGCGGCGACCTCTACTTAATTGTAAACGTTAAATTCCCTGATGAGAATTGGAAGCCCTCGCCTGCTGTTCTGGAACGGCTGAAAGAGATGCTTCCCAAGCCTGGTCCACAGATCCAGGCAGACACCGTCGATGAAGTCGAGTACGACCCTAAAGGAAACGTAGAGGAATTTGGCTCGAAGGATCCGTCTGGTGGAGACGCGTgggaggatgacgatgaggagggcgAAGGGGCACAGTGTACGACACAGTAA